Proteins encoded within one genomic window of Peptococcaceae bacterium 1198_IL3148:
- a CDS encoding DedA family protein: MEQFIDTILQYLIKLGTLGLLIGIFIDGLGVPFPGGFMIIISGILIQRGDISFFEVLLVVFVGHLSGSSAAYFIGQRVGLSFVERFGRYLRITGQRLAKGQHWLEQSAAAFIILGRFIPTIGNVTPYLAGVGKIKYLWFFIYSCTFVTLWTALNISIGYIFGHSWQQASAVISSKLWLVGVFLLLLFVAYKYYNNKNKERNGV, from the coding sequence ATGGAGCAATTTATTGATACTATCCTACAGTACCTAATTAAATTGGGAACTTTAGGGTTATTGATAGGGATTTTTATCGATGGTTTAGGGGTGCCATTTCCCGGGGGCTTTATGATTATTATATCTGGTATTTTAATCCAGCGGGGGGACATATCATTTTTTGAAGTTTTGTTAGTGGTGTTTGTTGGGCATTTATCTGGCAGTAGTGCTGCTTATTTTATTGGCCAGCGAGTGGGATTGTCTTTTGTTGAAAGGTTTGGTCGTTATTTAAGAATTACTGGGCAACGATTAGCTAAGGGACAGCATTGGCTGGAGCAATCCGCCGCTGCTTTTATTATTTTAGGCCGATTTATTCCCACCATTGGTAATGTCACTCCCTACTTGGCTGGGGTTGGTAAAATAAAATACCTTTGGTTTTTTATTTATAGTTGTACTTTTGTAACATTGTGGACTGCCCTAAATATTAGCATTGGTTATATATTTGGCCATAGTTGGCAGCAAGCCAGTGCGGTAATCAGTTCCAAATTATGGCTGGTGGGTGTTTTTCTACTGTTGCTGTTTGTTGCTTATAAATACTACAATAATAAAAACAAAGAACGTAATGGGGTGTAA
- a CDS encoding GDSL-type esterase/lipase family protein — protein MPTIVCLGDSITAGYPYAKDKSWVHLCQQKLNLDLINAGVSNDTVADMLARYDIDVAPHHPDAVIILAGTNDAWQGIAFNTTQNNYLNLLKKVMDTPAVAILGLPAPIIKEKVHDYYQLPNVEAFNLRLNEIRSWIKLHAKDNGLNLFDFYQPLCQSGTDQGNAELYYHDGGHPNIRGYQILAQNIEKPLLKLAHNLQRL, from the coding sequence TTGCCTACGATAGTTTGTTTAGGAGATAGTATCACTGCCGGTTATCCCTATGCTAAAGATAAGTCTTGGGTGCACCTTTGTCAGCAAAAATTAAATCTAGATTTAATCAATGCCGGTGTCAGTAATGATACCGTGGCAGATATGTTGGCCAGATATGACATTGATGTGGCACCTCACCATCCCGATGCAGTGATTATTTTGGCGGGCACAAATGATGCTTGGCAGGGGATTGCATTTAATACCACCCAAAATAATTACCTAAATTTATTAAAAAAGGTAATGGATACACCGGCGGTTGCTATTTTAGGCCTACCGGCGCCAATCATCAAAGAAAAAGTCCATGACTATTACCAATTGCCAAATGTGGAGGCCTTTAATTTGCGATTAAATGAAATTAGAAGTTGGATTAAACTACATGCCAAGGACAATGGATTGAATTTATTTGATTTTTATCAACCCCTGTGTCAGTCGGGAACAGATCAGGGTAATGCAGAGCTATATTACCATGATGGCGGTCACCCAAACATTAGAGGATATCAGATTTTAGCTCAAAATATCGAGAAACCGTTGCTTAAACTGGCACATAATTTACAGCGATTGTAA
- the sigI gene encoding RNA polymerase sigma-I factor, which produces MLTLEQVIEEKLPSAQNGDANAREQVLSAGKPFVLRVVSTFCQRNMVWGRDDELSIGLIALDEAINRYAPEKQIPFLAYARMVIKSRLKDFFRKESKHTTVPLEESITADGIEYPHTSAETNQAWENYINETAARERQEEVLEFGRLLAEYGLTYAELVDASPKHRDSRQSLVAVAWKLANDNQLINQLLTKKRLPIAELTLTTGVKRKTLERGRRYIVSLALLIYYRDRFIYIYSYLKLTNWGKGGVQ; this is translated from the coding sequence TTGCTTACGCTGGAACAAGTAATAGAAGAAAAACTGCCTAGTGCCCAAAATGGTGATGCCAACGCTAGAGAACAAGTTCTTAGTGCTGGTAAACCATTTGTGCTGCGTGTTGTAAGTACATTTTGCCAGCGAAATATGGTATGGGGTAGAGATGATGAACTATCCATTGGTTTAATAGCTTTGGACGAAGCAATCAATCGCTATGCTCCAGAAAAACAGATACCGTTTTTGGCCTATGCCCGAATGGTAATTAAAAGTCGTCTCAAGGACTTTTTTCGTAAAGAATCTAAGCATACAACGGTGCCGTTAGAGGAATCAATCACCGCAGACGGTATAGAGTATCCTCATACCAGTGCAGAAACTAACCAGGCTTGGGAAAATTACATAAACGAAACCGCGGCAAGAGAAAGGCAGGAAGAAGTGCTGGAATTTGGCAGACTGCTTGCAGAATATGGCTTAACCTATGCAGAATTGGTAGATGCCTCTCCCAAACACCGAGATTCAAGACAAAGCCTAGTTGCAGTAGCTTGGAAGTTAGCAAATGATAACCAATTAATTAACCAGCTACTAACCAAGAAACGTCTGCCCATAGCAGAACTAACTTTAACTACAGGGGTAAAAAGAAAAACTTTAGAACGTGGAAGAAGGTACATTGTTTCATTGGCACTTTTAATTTATTACCGAGATAGGTTTAT